One Melopsittacus undulatus isolate bMelUnd1 chromosome W unlocalized genomic scaffold, bMelUnd1.mat.Z SUPER_W_unloc_3, whole genome shotgun sequence genomic window carries:
- the LOC117438242 gene encoding transitional endoplasmic reticulum ATPase-like isoform X2, whose translation MASGSDFKVDDLSTAILKQKNRPNRLIVDEAINEDNSVVSLSQAKMDELQLFRGDTVLLKGKKRREAVCIVLSDDTCSDEKIRMNRVVRNNLRVRLGDVISIQPCPDVKYGKRIHVLPIDDTVEGITGNLFEVYLKPYFLEAYRPIRKGDIFLVRGGMRAVEFKVVETDPSPYCIVAPDTVIHCEGEPIKREDEEESLNEVGYDDIGGCRKQLAQIKEMVELPLRHPALFKAIGVKPPRGILLYGPPGTGKTLIARAVANETGAFFFLINGPEIMSKLAGESESNLRKAFEEAEKNAPAIIFIDELDAIAPKREKTHGEVERRIVSQLLTLMDGLKQRAHVIVMAATNRPNSIDPALRRFGRFDREVDIGIPDATGRLEILQIHTKNMKLADDVDLEQVANETHGHVGADLAALCSEAALQAIRKKMDLIDLEDETIDAEVMNSLAVTMDDFRWALSQSNPSALRETVVEVPQVTWEDIGGLEDVKRELQELVQARQAAPCVLFFDELDSIAKARGGNIGDGGGAADRVINQILTEMDGMSTKKNVFIIGATNRPDIIDPAILRPGRLDQLIYIPLPDEKSRVAILKANLRKSPVAKDVDLDFLAKMTNGFSGADLTEICQRACKLAIRESIESEIRRERERQTNPSAMEVEEDDPVPEIRRDHFEEAMRFARRSVSDNDIRKYEMFAQTLQQSRGFGSFRFPSSNQGSAGPSQGTGGNSGGNVYSEDNDDDLYG comes from the exons aTGGCCTCAGGATCCGA tTTTAAAGTGGATGACTTATCAACTGCAATTCTGAAGCAGAAGAACAGGCCAAATAGGTTAATTGTTGATGAAGCCATCAATGAAGACAACAGTGTTGTGTCACTGTCCCAG GCAAAAATGGATGAATTGCAGCTGTTCAGAGGAGACACTGTTCTgctaaaaggaaagaagaggagagaagcagTCTGTATTGTTCTGTCAGATGATACCTGCTCAGATGAGAAGATTCGCATGAATAGGGTTGTTCGTAACAACCTGAGAGTGCGCCTGGGTGACGTGATCAG CATCCAGCCTTGCCCAGATGTGAAATATGGCAAACGTATACACGTGCTGCCAATTGATGACACAGTAGAAGGGATCACAGGGAATCTGTTTGAAGTCTATCTCAAGCCGTACTTCCTGGAAGCATACAGACCTATCAGGAAAG GTGACATCTTCTTAGTGCGTGGAGGGATGCGTGCAGTGGAGTTCAAAGTGGTGGAGACAGATCCAAGTCCTTACTGCATAGTGGCTCCAGACACAGTGATCCATTGTGAAGGAGAGCCCATCAAACGAGAG GATGAAGAAGAGTCACTGAATGAAGTGGGCTATGATGACATTGGTGGCTGCCGGAAGCAGCTGGCTCAAATCAAAGAGATGGTGGAACTTCCCCTCCGACACCCTGCCCTCTTCAAGGCCATAGGGGTGAAG CCTCCACGTGGGATCCTGCTGTATGGTCCTCCTGGCACTGGTAAAACACTAATTGCCCGAGCAGTGGCCAATGAAACAGgggctttcttcttcctgatcAACG GTCCTGAGATCATGAGCAAGCTGGCTGGTGAGTCTGAGAGCAACCTGAGGAAAGCCTttgaagaagcagagaagaatgCTCCTGCCATCATCTTCATTGATGAACTGGATGCCATTGCTCCTAAGAGAGAGAAG ACACATGGAGAGGTGGAACGTCGCATAGTGTCTCAGCTGTTGACTCTTATGGATGGACTGAAACAGAGAGCACATGTGATTGTCATGGCAGCTACCAACAGGCCGAACAGCATTGACCCAGCACTCAGGCGATTTG GTCGTTTTGATAGAGAGGTAGATATTGGTATCCCAGATGCCACTGGGCGCCTGGAGATCCTGCAGATCCACACAAAAAATATGAAACTGGCTGATGATGTTGATCTGGAACAG GTGGCAAATGAGACTCATGGCCATGTTGGTGCTGACTTGGCTGCTCTTTGCTCAGAAGCTGCTCTTCAGgctatcagaaagaaaatggatcTCATAGACCTAGAAGATGAAACTATTGATGCTGAAGTGATGAACTCGCTGGCTGTGACCATGGATGACTTCAGG TGGGCTCTGAGCCAGAGCAACCCTTCTGCTCTTCGGGAGACTGTGGTGGAAGTGCCACAAGTTACCTGGGAAGATATTGGTGGTCTAGAAGATGTAAAGAGAGAACTCCAGGAACTTGTACAG GCCCGCCAAGCAGCCCCTTGTGTGCTCTTCTTTGATGAGCTAGATTCCATCGCAAAGGCTCGAGGTGGGAATattggtgatggtggtggtgctgcAGACCGCGTCATCAACCAGATCCTGACAGAGATGGATGGCATGTCCAccaagaaaaatgtcttcatcaTCGGTGCCACCAACAGGCCAGACATCATTGACCCAGCCATCTTGCGCCCTGGCCGCCTGGATCAGCTCATCTACATACCTCTGCCTGATGAGAAGTCCCGGGTGGCTATTCTTAAAGCCAACTTGAGGAAATCACCAGTTGCCAAG gATGTTGACCTGGATTTCTTAGCTAAGATGACCAATGGCTTTTCGGGGGCTGACCTGACAGAAATTTGCCAGCGTGCCTGCAAACTGGCTATCCGTGAGTCCATCGAGAGTGAGATCAGACgagaaagagaaaggcagacCAACCCTTCTGCCATG GAAGTGGAGGAGGATGACCCAGTTCCTGAGATCCGCCGGGATCACTTTGAGGAGGCCATGCGCTTTGCTCGGCGCTCTGTCAGTGACAATGACATCAGGAAATACGAGATGTTTGCACAGACTCTACAGCAGAGCCGTGGCTTTGGCAGCTTCAG GTTCCCATCAAGTAACCAGGGCAGTGCTGGTCCAAGCCAAGGCACAGGAGGCAACAGCGGGGGCAACGTGTACAGTGAAGACAATGATGATGATCTCTACGGTTAA
- the LOC117438242 gene encoding transitional endoplasmic reticulum ATPase-like isoform X1: MASGSDFKVDDLSTAILKQKNRPNRLIVDEAINEDNSVVSLSQAKMDELQLFRGDTVLLKGKKRREAVCIVLSDDTCSDEKIRMNRVVRNNLRVRLGDVISIQPCPDVKYGKRIHVLPIDDTVEGITGNLFEVYLKPYFLEAYRPIRKGDIFLVRGGMRAVEFKVVETDPSPYCIVAPDTVIHCEGEPIKREDEEESLNEVGYDDIGGCRKQLAQIKEMVELPLRHPALFKAIGVKPPRGILLYGPPGTGKTLIARAVANETGAFFFLINGPEIMSKLAGESESNLRKAFEEAEKNAPAIIFIDELDAIAPKREKTHGEVERRIVSQLLTLMDGLKQRAHVIVMAATNRPNSIDPALRRFGRFDREVDIGIPDATGRLEILQIHTKNMKLADDVDLEQVANETHGHVGADLAALCSEAALQAIRKKMDLIDLEDETIDAEVMNSLAVTMDDFRWALSQSNPSALRETVVEVPQVTWEDIGGLEDVKRELQELVQYPVEHPDKFLKFGMTPSKGVLFYGPPGCGKTLLAKAIANECQANFISIKGPELLTMWFGESEANVREIFDKARQAAPCVLFFDELDSIAKARGGNIGDGGGAADRVINQILTEMDGMSTKKNVFIIGATNRPDIIDPAILRPGRLDQLIYIPLPDEKSRVAILKANLRKSPVAKDVDLDFLAKMTNGFSGADLTEICQRACKLAIRESIESEIRRERERQTNPSAMEVEEDDPVPEIRRDHFEEAMRFARRSVSDNDIRKYEMFAQTLQQSRGFGSFRFPSSNQGSAGPSQGTGGNSGGNVYSEDNDDDLYG, from the exons aTGGCCTCAGGATCCGA tTTTAAAGTGGATGACTTATCAACTGCAATTCTGAAGCAGAAGAACAGGCCAAATAGGTTAATTGTTGATGAAGCCATCAATGAAGACAACAGTGTTGTGTCACTGTCCCAG GCAAAAATGGATGAATTGCAGCTGTTCAGAGGAGACACTGTTCTgctaaaaggaaagaagaggagagaagcagTCTGTATTGTTCTGTCAGATGATACCTGCTCAGATGAGAAGATTCGCATGAATAGGGTTGTTCGTAACAACCTGAGAGTGCGCCTGGGTGACGTGATCAG CATCCAGCCTTGCCCAGATGTGAAATATGGCAAACGTATACACGTGCTGCCAATTGATGACACAGTAGAAGGGATCACAGGGAATCTGTTTGAAGTCTATCTCAAGCCGTACTTCCTGGAAGCATACAGACCTATCAGGAAAG GTGACATCTTCTTAGTGCGTGGAGGGATGCGTGCAGTGGAGTTCAAAGTGGTGGAGACAGATCCAAGTCCTTACTGCATAGTGGCTCCAGACACAGTGATCCATTGTGAAGGAGAGCCCATCAAACGAGAG GATGAAGAAGAGTCACTGAATGAAGTGGGCTATGATGACATTGGTGGCTGCCGGAAGCAGCTGGCTCAAATCAAAGAGATGGTGGAACTTCCCCTCCGACACCCTGCCCTCTTCAAGGCCATAGGGGTGAAG CCTCCACGTGGGATCCTGCTGTATGGTCCTCCTGGCACTGGTAAAACACTAATTGCCCGAGCAGTGGCCAATGAAACAGgggctttcttcttcctgatcAACG GTCCTGAGATCATGAGCAAGCTGGCTGGTGAGTCTGAGAGCAACCTGAGGAAAGCCTttgaagaagcagagaagaatgCTCCTGCCATCATCTTCATTGATGAACTGGATGCCATTGCTCCTAAGAGAGAGAAG ACACATGGAGAGGTGGAACGTCGCATAGTGTCTCAGCTGTTGACTCTTATGGATGGACTGAAACAGAGAGCACATGTGATTGTCATGGCAGCTACCAACAGGCCGAACAGCATTGACCCAGCACTCAGGCGATTTG GTCGTTTTGATAGAGAGGTAGATATTGGTATCCCAGATGCCACTGGGCGCCTGGAGATCCTGCAGATCCACACAAAAAATATGAAACTGGCTGATGATGTTGATCTGGAACAG GTGGCAAATGAGACTCATGGCCATGTTGGTGCTGACTTGGCTGCTCTTTGCTCAGAAGCTGCTCTTCAGgctatcagaaagaaaatggatcTCATAGACCTAGAAGATGAAACTATTGATGCTGAAGTGATGAACTCGCTGGCTGTGACCATGGATGACTTCAGG TGGGCTCTGAGCCAGAGCAACCCTTCTGCTCTTCGGGAGACTGTGGTGGAAGTGCCACAAGTTACCTGGGAAGATATTGGTGGTCTAGAAGATGTAAAGAGAGAACTCCAGGAACTTGTACAG TATCCTGTGGAGCACCCAGACAAGTTCCTCAAATTTGGCATGACCCCTTCAAAAGGGGTTCTGTTCTATGGGCCACCTGGCTGTGGTAAGACACTGCTAGCCAAAGCCATTGCTAATGAATGCCAGGCAAACTTCATTTCCATCAAGGGGCCAGAATTGCTCACTATGTGGTTTGGCGAGTCTGAAGCTAATGTGCGTGAGATCTTTGACAAG GCCCGCCAAGCAGCCCCTTGTGTGCTCTTCTTTGATGAGCTAGATTCCATCGCAAAGGCTCGAGGTGGGAATattggtgatggtggtggtgctgcAGACCGCGTCATCAACCAGATCCTGACAGAGATGGATGGCATGTCCAccaagaaaaatgtcttcatcaTCGGTGCCACCAACAGGCCAGACATCATTGACCCAGCCATCTTGCGCCCTGGCCGCCTGGATCAGCTCATCTACATACCTCTGCCTGATGAGAAGTCCCGGGTGGCTATTCTTAAAGCCAACTTGAGGAAATCACCAGTTGCCAAG gATGTTGACCTGGATTTCTTAGCTAAGATGACCAATGGCTTTTCGGGGGCTGACCTGACAGAAATTTGCCAGCGTGCCTGCAAACTGGCTATCCGTGAGTCCATCGAGAGTGAGATCAGACgagaaagagaaaggcagacCAACCCTTCTGCCATG GAAGTGGAGGAGGATGACCCAGTTCCTGAGATCCGCCGGGATCACTTTGAGGAGGCCATGCGCTTTGCTCGGCGCTCTGTCAGTGACAATGACATCAGGAAATACGAGATGTTTGCACAGACTCTACAGCAGAGCCGTGGCTTTGGCAGCTTCAG GTTCCCATCAAGTAACCAGGGCAGTGCTGGTCCAAGCCAAGGCACAGGAGGCAACAGCGGGGGCAACGTGTACAGTGAAGACAATGATGATGATCTCTACGGTTAA